A part of Citrifermentans bremense genomic DNA contains:
- a CDS encoding lmo0937 family membrane protein yields MLWTIVVILLILWLLGLVTSYTLGGFIHLLLVLAIIVVIINLIQGRRPL; encoded by the coding sequence ATGCTCTGGACCATCGTGGTGATACTGCTGATCCTGTGGCTTCTCGGGCTGGTAACCAGCTATACCTTGGGCGGGTTCATTCATCTGCTGCTGGTACTTGCCATCATCGTGGTTATAATCAACCTTATTCAGGGAAGACGGCCTCTGTAG
- a CDS encoding Thivi_2564 family membrane protein: MPLVQVLLVLIVVGVLLWLVNTYVPMAGSIKSILNAVVVIVVVIWLLNVFGLMENITRLRVGK, from the coding sequence ATGCCCCTGGTACAGGTCTTACTGGTTCTCATCGTGGTTGGTGTCCTGCTCTGGCTGGTCAACACCTACGTCCCCATGGCAGGTTCCATCAAGTCGATACTTAACGCGGTCGTAGTGATAGTAGTCGTGATCTGGCTTTTGAACGTATTCGGGCTTATGGAGAACATCACCCGGCTAAGGGTAGGAAAGTGA
- a CDS encoding CsbD family protein, whose amino-acid sequence MKPSTKDQTKGKLHEMKGQVKEQAGNVTRNVSMEQQGRTEKVTGKVQKDAGKAEKKLQK is encoded by the coding sequence ATGAAACCGAGCACGAAAGACCAGACAAAAGGCAAGCTGCACGAGATGAAAGGACAGGTGAAGGAACAAGCCGGAAATGTCACCCGCAACGTCTCCATGGAGCAGCAGGGGAGGACGGAGAAGGTGACCGGCAAGGTGCAAAAGGATGCCGGAAAGGCGGAGAAAAAACTGCAGAAGTAG